One Rhododendron vialii isolate Sample 1 chromosome 2a, ASM3025357v1 genomic region harbors:
- the LOC131315991 gene encoding rapid alkalinization factor-like has product MAIRVGLFLLILALAMLSAGSSLSFDDPSFSSITRFDIDPTRSHIIGVGKVGDFIDEDEEGMVGTEFTRRVLAAQRYISYGALQANNVPCTKRGRSYYNCNKRGKANPYSRGCSYITRCGRVTGR; this is encoded by the coding sequence ATGGCCATCCGGGTCGGGCTCTTCCTCCTGATCCTCGCCCTTGCCATGCTATCGGCCGGGTCATCGCTCTCCTTCGACGACCCCAGCTTCTCATCCATCACCCGCTTCGACATCGACCCCACCCGCTCCCACATCATCGGCGTCGGGAAAGTCGGCGATTTCATCGACGAGGACGAGGAGGGGATGGTGGGTACGGAGTTCACCCGGCGCGTCTTGGCGGCACAGAGGTACATCAGCTACGGTGCGCTCCAGGCGAACAACGTGCCCTGCACCAAGCGTGGCCGGTCGTACTATAACTGTAACAAGAGGGGGAAGGCTAACCCTTACTCGCGCGGGTGCAGCTACATTACGCGGTGCGGTAGGGTCACCGGGCGATGA